TAGGGGGTTTGATATAAATATTATACCTTTTTCTTAACAAAAATTCTACTATTCAAAAAATATTTCATCCAGAACTTCAACAGGATAAGTATTTATTAGTCCGTATCGGCTGTCAACTGTTGTTCCTATCAATAAATCCTTTTCCCTGCATATCTTAGTCGCTTTCTTTCCTATTGATGGTGCGTGGTATGATTTTGGCTTTATCCCTTTTATGTTGGCATAGGCTATTACTGTCAAATGGTTGCTTGTTACTGTTCTTCTTTGATTGTTTTCCAATCTTTTTATGCTCTTGTCGTTATCCTCAATAGTATTTGCAAGTCCAATTACATTGTTCTCAATATTATTGATTCTGCTTTCAGCTTCTACCATCCATTGCCCTTGCATTACTATTAATTCAGGTATTGACATTGGCTTTGGTTGTTTTAATGCCTTTTTCATTTTCTCAAATTCATTGATGTATGCCACGTTTAAATCAAATGCTATAGGTACTGACGCATTATATCCTCCAATCAATTGTGCAATTCCTTTTTCCGTGATTAAGTAATTTTTTACTGTCCTACCATTCAAAGCCTTGTAATTACTAGGTATATAGAATTGAACGGAAAGTTCCGTTGAACTAAATTTACTTATATATCCGTCTATTTTCTCAAGTAAATCATAATGTTTTACTCCCAATTCCTGTGCCACTCTATTACTTGTTGTTACTAATACTCCGTTTTGATTTTCCACTAATACTTTAATTAATTCCATTTTTATCCTCCGTTATACTATATTTTTTCTTTCAATTCTTGCCACTTTTTCAGCAACTTCTTTTTCACAGTTTCTTTGAACTAATGTGTCTATGTTAGAACCAGCCTCGTAGTATTCTCTTTTTATAGCTGTGTAGTAATCACACAAGGCATCTTCCAAATCCGATACTTTTTCTGTAAAATCCTTTGGAATAATAGCGTATATTTCTTCTATTAAGTCAAATACTGCCTTTTTTGCTGATTTTAACTTGTGGTTGTGTTCATCCAGTAAACTTTCTGTAATTTCAAATCCTAGCTCTTGTCTAAGTGTCATAAAATTTTCCTCCTAAAATATTTGTTTTTTAAGAGAATATATAGTATAATAGTATTGGTGAGATATTATTATCTATATACTCTCTGTTCATTTTGGATAGAGGGTATTTTTTTATTTATCCAATTCTTTTTCCAAAAGTTCTAATCCTTTTACAATTGTACTTGTCTTACTTAATTTTAAAGTTTCTGACATTCTTTTCAATTTTTCATTTTCATCTTTATTCAAAGTTATTTCCAATCTTATATTTCTTGGATTATCACTTTTTGGTCGTCCAATTTTTTTCATTTTCCACCTGCTTTCTACCCGTGAATATATTATATATTATCCCGTGTAAAAAGTCAAGAACTTTTTTTTAAAATTTTTAAAATAAACTACATACCCTGATAAATAACAACTTTATCAAAGATTTTTTCTACTTCTTCTGGTGAAATTCCATATTTCTTAGCTATTTTTTTATTGATTTCTTCTTCAATATTTTCTTCTTCTTGTTTAGTATAGTTTCCTTTTGATTTTAAAGTTTCGTGAAGTGTTTTTGAATAATCAATATAAATATCTTTTTCTTTATCACTTGGGATTTCTTTTTTAGCTGTATAAGTTTCATCTTTCACAGTTCCATCAGGATAATAAGTTATCATTCCGTGTGTTTCGCCACCAAGATTAAAGAATTTTTTATCTCCATAAGCACGAATAAACAAAATATCCGCATCTTTTATTTGCTCTTTTCCTGCTTTTCTCATTACTTTTTTTAGGTTTTCTTCAGAAATATCATCTTTAACTAATATATCTATCGTATTTTCTTTTTTGGTTAAGTTACTTGTATCTCTTGAATTTTTTAATATTTCATAATTTAAATTGTTGTTTTCCACTTGTTGTTGTTTTGTTGATTCCGCTTTAGAATTATCTCCCTGTTCTTCTCCGCAACTCACAACTAGAATCAATACAGTTAAAACGATTAGTAATTTTTTCATTTTAATTCCTCCTAAAATTTTTTATATATTATACACTATTTCTAAGAAGAATTAAAGAGTAATTTTAATTATACTGTTATCGTAAACTTAAAAAACAAATATTTTAGTTTCACAGTCATATATTCAATTGCCATTGTCCTGTATTTTTGCATAAAAAAATCACAGCTAAATTAATAACTGTGATTCCTATTTTTTATTTTTAGAATTGCTCCAAATTAAGCTTCCCAACCCCAATGAAATAGAACTGACTATTGCGGCATAACCGCCTATTTCTTTTCCTATAAAGACTAATGCAAATCCTCCAACAAGCATTGTGAACAGCAGTATAAAGCCTAAAACTTGTCCTCTTGTATTATGTTTTATATCAAATTCTAGTGCTTTTTTTCTACATAAATGAATATTTTCTTGTTCTTTCTTATCCAGTTCTTGCTTGTTTTTTAATTCATTTTCCGTCATCTTTAAAATTCTGTCAGTTGCTCCTGGACAGTTCCTCTCGTAACCATCAATTACACTCGGTGGTGGAATTATCCCTGAATATTGTTCTATTTTCTTCTGCTGAACCAGCATTTCTTTAGTTTGCTTTTTATTTGCCTGTTTTTTCAGCTTGCCCATATTGTTCTACTGCTCCTCTTATTGCCATTCCTACATTATTCCAACCATTTTGTAATGATTTTTTTACATCTTTTTGGTAAGTTGATGGATATTTTTCTAAAACATTTGAACTTGTATCACTAAATAGACTTGCCGTTCCTGATATAACTCCATTGATTTTTTTCATACCCTTTTCTCCTTCTTAACATATTTTTTTTCATGATTAAATTATATCTTAAAAGTAGCAAAAGTGCAACAGAAATTTAGAGTTTTTTTGACTAATATCAAAATATTACAAAACCACAGTTATTATATTTAGTTGTCATTGTCCTATAAATAATTTACTTCTTCTTATTTCTAGCTTTTCGTCCTTTTTTCTTGCTGGAACTCTTGCTGCTTCTACCTTTTCTGCCTTTAGATTTAGCCTGTTTTTCTGCTTCTTTTTGCCGTTGTTCTTCTTTAGTTTGATTAATTGCATTCTGCTCCGCATTTTCTCTAGCTCCAAGTTTCATAGCGTTTATTTCGCAAGTATAGTCGCCAGTTATATTATGTGTTACTTTATCTATTACATATTTACCTTCAAACTTTCCCCAGCTTTCATCAAGCTCAATTATTCCTCCAGCCAAGTATTTAGTATTTCCATCAACATTTAAGGTTATCTGATATTCCTGTTTCATATTTTCTTTCAATGTTTTTTTTGCTACTTTCTTGGCTGTACTTTTCCCTTTTGTCTTAATTTTTAAAGTTTTTTCTTTTTTACCTCGATT
The sequence above is a segment of the Leptotrichia trevisanii DSM 22070 genome. Coding sequences within it:
- a CDS encoding Rha family transcriptional regulator; protein product: MELIKVLVENQNGVLVTTSNRVAQELGVKHYDLLEKIDGYISKFSSTELSVQFYIPSNYKALNGRTVKNYLITEKGIAQLIGGYNASVPIAFDLNVAYINEFEKMKKALKQPKPMSIPELIVMQGQWMVEAESRINNIENNVIGLANTIEDNDKSIKRLENNQRRTVTSNHLTVIAYANIKGIKPKSYHAPSIGKKATKICREKDLLIGTTVDSRYGLINTYPVEVLDEIFFE
- a CDS encoding DUF2335 domain-containing protein — encoded protein: MGKLKKQANKKQTKEMLVQQKKIEQYSGIIPPPSVIDGYERNCPGATDRILKMTENELKNKQELDKKEQENIHLCRKKALEFDIKHNTRGQVLGFILLFTMLVGGFALVFIGKEIGGYAAIVSSISLGLGSLIWSNSKNKK